In the Bacillaceae bacterium S4-13-56 genome, one interval contains:
- the moaA gene encoding GTP 3',8-cyclase MoaA, with translation MTNHDSSVVDRLNRPLKDLRISVIDQCNFRCTYCMPAEIFGDDYRFLPAKELLSFDEIVRLAEIFSKLGVEKIRLTGGEPLLRKNLSELISKLYEIEGIKDIALTTNGIFLPKYANELKAAGLSRVNVSLDAIEDEVFQSINGRGVKTSPVLKGIEAAQKAGLKVKVNMVVKKGLNEDQVVPMAKYFRDKDIVLRYIEFMDVGNSNGWNLESVVTKKEIIDMISKEIPLEPTDPNYFGEVASRYRYQDGKGEIGVISSVTDAFCGSCTRARLSADGKIYTCLFASDGYDVRHLMREGANDHMITLEMIKLWTKRNDRYSEDRANSKPIKKKKIEMSYIGG, from the coding sequence ATGACAAATCACGACTCTTCTGTGGTAGATCGTTTAAATAGACCATTAAAAGATTTGCGTATATCTGTAATAGATCAATGTAATTTTAGATGCACTTATTGTATGCCTGCAGAAATATTTGGAGATGATTATCGTTTTTTACCTGCGAAAGAATTATTGAGCTTTGATGAAATTGTAAGATTGGCCGAAATTTTTTCTAAACTTGGTGTTGAGAAAATCCGCTTAACGGGAGGAGAACCCCTACTTAGAAAAAATTTATCTGAACTCATTTCTAAATTATATGAAATTGAGGGAATTAAGGATATAGCGCTTACTACCAATGGCATTTTTTTACCAAAATATGCTAATGAGTTAAAGGCGGCTGGATTAAGTAGAGTTAACGTTAGCCTTGATGCAATTGAGGATGAAGTTTTTCAATCTATTAATGGCAGAGGTGTGAAAACGAGTCCTGTATTGAAGGGGATTGAAGCTGCTCAAAAGGCAGGACTAAAAGTCAAAGTGAACATGGTTGTGAAAAAAGGATTAAATGAAGACCAGGTTGTACCAATGGCTAAATACTTCCGAGATAAGGACATTGTGCTGCGTTACATTGAATTTATGGATGTCGGTAATTCCAATGGTTGGAATTTAGAATCTGTTGTTACAAAAAAAGAAATTATTGATATGATTAGTAAAGAAATTCCACTTGAGCCAACGGACCCCAATTATTTTGGTGAAGTTGCTTCTAGATACCGTTACCAGGATGGTAAAGGCGAGATTGGCGTTATTTCGTCGGTAACTGATGCATTTTGTGGAAGCTGTACAAGAGCTAGATTGTCCGCAGATGGAAAAATCTATACATGTCTTTTTGCATCGGACGGATATGATGTTCGGCATCTTATGAGAGAAGGAGCTAACGATCACATGATCACTTTAGAAATGATCAAGCTCTGGACAAAGAGAAACGATCGGTATTCAGAGGACCGAGCCAACTCAAAACCGATTAAAAAGAAAAAAATCGAGATGTCTTATATTGGAGGCTAA